From one Rhopalosiphum padi isolate XX-2018 chromosome 2, ASM2088224v1, whole genome shotgun sequence genomic stretch:
- the LOC132919098 gene encoding centrosomal protein of 78 kDa — MSVTRQSNSSKSNTSRISSLNDKRKPSLSTIKSNESLESSEKHKFGLTYTEVCSKYKTRPVPWVKCSGKTNSIEILGDRMKADEWLAAMEALSTDTSTHYVRIKNKRYTEQLSKNYDTFCSVAGAPKNVLAVTTLYVVRLIATSIHEVLINTIALVCLELENVLFDEHALGILITGIDTNQTLQHLSLAYSRIGDSACLTLCRILRDKPNIRSVNLSGCCISRKSATSGLLDMIKKQQVKRHEECWAHSLRHRIANPDIMHGLRRLTLNDNAAIGDAGIADLFESLKDDYYVKAVDLQNCGLTDRGAQLALSTLMINDSLVVLDVRKNAAISSAMLEAIMTRLYENNVKKTETKQWKWTKLGRENVFESSCTLLN, encoded by the exons ATGTCGGTTACGAGACAGAGTAATTCGTCCAAATCGAATACCTCTAGAATATCATCTCTTAACGATAAACGTAAGCCGTCGTTATCTACTATAAAGTCTAATGAATCGTTGGAGAGTTCGGAAAAACACAAATTTGGATTGACATACACAGAAGTTTGTAGCAAGTACAAGACACGTCCAGTTCCGTGGGTGAAATGTAGTGGTAAGACAAACTCTATTGAAATATTGGGCGATCGTATGAAGGCTGACGAATGGCTGGCCGCAATGGAAGCATTAAGCACTGATACTAGTACACATTATGTacgcataaaaaataaacgttacACGGAACAGTTGTCGAAAAATTATGATACATTCTGTAGCGTCGCTGGAGCTCCCAA AAACGTTCTTGCTGTGACCACATTATACGTGGTACGCCTAATCGCAACTTCCATCCACGAAGTATTGATCAACACGATCGCACTTGTTTGCCTTGAACTGGAAAACGTGCTTTTCGACGAACATGCTTTAGGAATACTTATAACCGGTATCGACACCAACCAAACGCTCCAGCACTTGTCCCTGGCCTACAGCCGCATTGGGGACAGCGCCTGTCTAACGCTGTGCCGGATACTCAGGGACAAACCGAACATCCGATCCGTGAATCTTTCCGGATGTTGCATAAGCCGTAAGTCGGCTACATCCGGTCTGTTGGACATGATAAAAAAACAGCAGGTCAAGCGGCACGAAGAATGTTGGGCGCACTCGCTTAGACACAGGATTGCCAATCCGGATATCATGCACGGGCTGCGGAGGTTGACACTGAACGACAACGCCGCGATCGGCGACGCGGGAATTGCCGACTTATTCGAATCGTTAAAGGACGACTATTACGTGAAAGCTGTGGACCTGCAGAATTGCGGACTCACCGATCGTGGTGCTCAGTTGGCGTTGTCCACGTTGATGATCAACGACTCGTTGGTTGTATTAGACGTTAGGAAAAATGCTGCCATATCTTCGGCCATGTTGGAGGCGATCATGACTAGATTGTACGAGAATAACGTCAAAAAAACGGAGACTAAACAGTGGAAATGGACCAAACTTGGACGggaaaatgtatttgaatcgTCATGCACATTATTGAATTGA